The genomic segment ACGCGGACTGCGCGGCGTCCTCGAATCGACGCTCTTGGATGTCATGTACGAAGTGCCGGGCAACAGCGATGTGCAGAAGGTTGTCGTCACCAAAGCAGCCATTGAACGCACAGGGACGCCCTTGCTCATTGGAAAAAATGGGGAAACCATCCCCTGGGGCAGCGGCGGGAAATTAGACGCGGCAGCATAGGCACACTCGCTGATCGCCGCACCCTGTAGGGGCGACCCCACGTGGTCGCCCGCTGCGTCCTAGCCCCCCCACCCACCCCGCATCCCTTCTACAGCCGGTAATTCAATGCCCCCAATGCCATCAATTGTTCTCAGAGGCAGTTCGCGGTACTATTGCTGAAGCGATTGCGCCATGCGTCCCACTTTTGCGCAGACCTGTTCAATCCTGTTCAGCGGAGATTAAAAATAACCCTCATGACCCTTGATGATTTTCTCTTTCGCGGCTCGCTTAGCGACCTTGACCCTGATGTGGCTGATCTGATCAACCTTGAAGCAGAGCGTCAGGCACGCCGCCTCATTATGATTCCCTCGGAATCGTCCGTCCCCCTTGTGGTGCGCGATGCCCTCACCTCCGCCTTTCATAACCTCTACGCCGAAGGCTATCCCGCTGAAGAAACGCGCAAGATGAACGAGAGCGCGATCATGGATGTCGATCAGCGGCTTGCCGAGTTTCGCCGCTACAGCGACCCCCGCTATTACAAAGGGACGGAATATGCCAACCTGATCGAAGCGTTGGCGCGGCGGCGCTGTGCCGAACTGTTCAGCACGGAAAAATACAACGCCGATTCGCTCTTTGTGAACGTTCAGCCCCTTTCGGGAGCGCCCGCCAACAGCGCCGTCTACACCGCGCTGATCCAACCGGGCGATACGATCATGGGGATGAACTTGCTGCACGGCGGGCATTTGACGCACGGCAGCCCCGCCGCCCGCAGCGGAAAGCAGTACAAAGCCGTCTTTTATGGCGTCCACCCCGAAACAGAACGCCTTGATTACGAGGCGATGATGGCAATTGCCCTTGAACACAAGCCGAAAATCCTGATCGGCGGTTATTCCAGTTACCCCTGGACGCCGGATTGGGTGAAGTACCGCGAGATTGCCGACGCGGTAGGGGCGATCCTCTTGGCAGATATTGCCCATGTTGCTGGCTTGGTTATTGCCGGCGTCTACCCCTCGCCTGTGGGGATTGCCGATATAGTCACCTTCACCACCCATAAAACCTTAGGGGGACCGCGTGGGGCAGTGATCATTACCCACCGCGCTGACCTCGCCCGCAAGGTGGATCGCGGCGTATTCCCGGGCGAACAGGGCGGTCCGCACATGAACACAGTGGCGGCGCTGGCGGTGGCGCTCAAGCTTGCCACACGCCCACAGTTTCGCCTTCTTCAGGAACAAACCGTCCGCAACGCGATGCACTTGGCGGTGAGGCTCTCCAAAATAGGCTTGCGCGTTGTTCATGGCGGGACGAACACCCACATGCTGACGATTGATCTGAAACCGCTCACGGGCGTTGGCGGCATCTCGCTCAGCGGCGATATAGCAGCGCGGCTGCTTGATCTGGTCGGTATCACCTGCAACCGCAATACCATTCCGGGCGATACGTCGGCGCTCCATCCAAGCGGTATTCGGCTTGGCACGCCTTGGATCACTCAACGGGGCTTCAAAGAGCCAGAGATTGACCGTCTTGCCACCGTCATTTACAACGTCTTGACCGGCGCCAAACCGTTTGGCTACCTCGGTGCGGATGGCAAGGTTGACGCCCGCGCCAAAATCAGTTTCGAGACGCTTATGACGGCGCGGCGCGAGGTTGCCGCGCTCTGTGACGAGGCGGGCTTGGATTACCACCTCCCCGCCGTTGGCTTGCGAATGCCCGATAAGGGGCAAAGCCATAACTTCCTCGGCACACAGCACGCGACGGTGGCGGCGGTGGATATTCACGGCGAGGAAGCCGGACATTTTCTGAATACGGCGACGACGGGTGATATTCCCGCGCTTGCGGCGCGGCAGGTGGAGTCGGCACGCATCCTAAACCCCGATGGCTCTACCCTTGCCGACTGCATGATCGAACGGCTTGAGGCAGACCATTACCGCGTTTACTTTATGGATACCGCGCAAGGCGCTGCCGCTGCGGTGTGGTTGGAGGCGCTCTCTGATGGCTTTGTGATCCACGACAACAACGATATTTACGGGAAGATTCCCGGTCCTGTTGTCGTCCACGCCCTGCCCGAAGCAGAGCTTGGCACAATGACGATGAAGATGCCAACGGCAGTGGTGAAACCCTATTTTGTTGGCGCACGGGGGGCGCACTACGACGCCCCACAGGGTGCGGCGCTGCCCACCTTCACATGGAAGGAGCCAGAAGGCGCGTTGAAGCGGACGCCGCTCTTTGACATCCACAAAGACCTCGGCGCCAAGATTGTCCCCTTTGCTGGCTACGAAATGCCCGTCTGGTATACGGGCGTTAGCCAAGAACACGCGGCGGTACGGACTGCTGCGGGCTTGTTCGATGTCACCCACATGGGCGTGTGGGAGGTCAGCGGAAAGGGTGCCGAAGAATTCCTGAACACGGTGACGACCAATGATGTCACGGCGCTGACGCCCGGCGCGGCGCATTACAGCTACTTCCTCGGCGTGAACGGCGTCCCCCTGGACGACCTCTACATTTACATGCTGGACGTGGATCGCTATATGCTCGTGGTCAACGCCAGCAACAACGATCAAGATTGGGCGTGGGTAAACGCCCTCCGCGAGGGGACGGTGATGATCGACCCCGCCCGCCCCGATGCTCGCATCCTGCGCGACCCGAAAACAGTCACCCTGCGCGACCTGCGCGATCCCGCCAGTGGTGCGGATCGGCGCGTCGATATTGCCCTGCAAGGACCGAAGGCACAGGAAATCCTGCTGAGCCTTGAAGGGTCAGAGGCGGATAAGAAAAAGATCAAAGCGCTAGGGTGGTCAACGGTGACACGGGCAGCGCTTGGCGGGATGGATATGATCGTCAGCCGGACAGGGTATACCGGTGAGCGCACCGCCTACGAACTCTTTCCCCATCCCGATCAGGCAGCGAAGTTGTTCATGGCATTGGTCATGGCGGGGGCAACCCCTTGCGGCTTAGCCTCCCGCGACAGCACGCGCATTGAGGCGGGGCTGCCGCTCTATGGGCATGAGCTTGGCACAGAGCGCGAATTCACCCCCGGCGACGCGGGCTTTGGCGGCTATGTGAAACTGTGGAAGCCCTTTTTTGTGGGAAAAGCGGCGTACATCGCACGGGAAGCTGAACGCAGCGCGGTAGTCACCCGTTTCCGCATGGATAACAAGGGAGTCCGCACCCCGCAGCCCGGAACGGCGCTGCTGGATAAGCGCGGGCGCGTAGTGGGCATTGTCACCTCATGCAGCATCGACACCGAGGGTTACCAGTGCGGTCAGGCATACCTTAAAAAGGATGCGGCGGTAGAGGGAACAGCCCTGCTTGTTCTTACCGGTGGGGGGAAGGCGAGCGGCGATGGCTTGAAGATTGGGGACAAAGTGGCAATTCCCGACGCAGCCACCGTCCTCAGCCACTTTCCGGCAAAGAAGAAATAGCGTGGTGTGGGAGAGGGGGTGGGGACATCTTTCCCCCTGATCTCAGCCCCGTCCTTTATAGGGCGGGGCCACGGGCGGACGCCCCACTTACCGCAACTCCCGACGGATCACCGTGCGCAAGGTCAGGTCTACCCATACCGTCGCCAAGACGCGCTCCCCATCTTTAAAAACGACCTTCCACGCCTCGCCGTCTGGCTCACCCTCACCTTTCCAGCCCGCCACCGCCCGCACATGGGCGGCAAGGGCGACATCGCCAAAGGCAATGGCGAGCGCGGCGTTTGTCTGCTGCTTGCGCCATTCTGTATAGGAGATCACATCGGGAAAGCCGATCCCCATGAGCGCCGGGGTGGTAAAGGTGAACCGTGAGGCGTCCTTAAAAACGACTTCGGCTGAATAGGATTCCCCGTCAAAGCCGAAATAGGCAATCCAGCGGTTTTGATACGCCTGATAGTCGAACCACCATAAATTATCTGCCTTAGGGTTGCCCCCTAAGAGGACGGCGATCTCTGGGTTGGTGAGGACAAACTGCGAAACCGCCGCCTCGCCTGCTTTCCACGCCGTTTCGCTCAGGCGGTAGTATGCCTCGTAGGAATAGACTTTTTCCATCTTCAGGCTGACATGCGCCCAACCGAGGCTTTCCTCATCCGCCCCCCAAAGGTCTACCCGCCAAATATCTAAGCGCCCGCCGACGTGGTAGACGCCGCTCCCCCACCCTTTTTCGTTGGCAAGGAAGTCCGAAAATGCCGGATGCGCAACAACCAGCGCCAACGCCGCTTGTGCCTGCCCACTCTCCCCGTCTTCTGCCCGCACCTCTCCGATGGGGGAAAGGGCAATCAGAGCGATTAGGCTGATCAGGAAAAAGATCGTGCAGCGTTCACTCGTTCGTTTCATCTCGTTGAGTCCCCCAAATCCATCCATTTTGACGAATCCTAAGCCATTGTCAGGTGTGGTCGCCCGTACTTTGCCCTGTAAGAACACGCCTAGCGCGGTTTGAGAATCCCCCGCAGTGTGGGGCTATAGTTTGGGAAAATCTGGTCTATGGCGGTGTTCAAGATGCGCTTCGTCAGGATTTCGGCAAGGACATCACGGTAATCTGTCGTGATCTGCACATCGCCCTCATCAAGCTGATCCGACGCTAAGCCTTTCCAATCGGTGTGAACGCCGCCGTTTACCCCGCCGCCCATGAGGAACATGCAGCCGCCATGCCCGTGATCCGTCCCTCGGCTGGCGTTTTCCTCCACCCGCCGCCCAAACTCGCTCATCGTCACTACCGTCACGTTCGCCATCAAGTCACCCAGATCGGCATAAAAAGCGGCGAGGCTCTGCCCAAAGGCACGCAGATTGCCCGCAAACCAGCCCTCCACACCGCCCTGACTCTCGTGTGTATCCCACCCGCCATAATCAAGGCACGCCACTTCCAAGCATACAACCGCTTTGATCAATTGGGCTATCTTCTAAAAGCACATACCAAATTGATCTTCGGCATAGGCGGCTCCGTTCGCGGGCGTGTAGTCCGCCGCGTTCAGTGTGGCGAGGAAATCGATCATCGAGAAGGTGTCGCGGGCGGTTTGCGCCAAGAGATCGGGCGGGGCGTCTGTGCGGTAAAGGCTGGTCAGCGTCCGTCGCGCTGCCTCTGCCTGATCCCACCGCCCGCCGAGGTGAAAATCGGTGATTGATTGCAGCGCCAGCGCCGAAACCGCCCCGTGCAGTGAGGTGGGGAGCATCGCCCCCATGCCCACCGCCCGAAAGGGCGAATCATTTTCCCACACTGCTGTTTGCAAGTGGCGGTTGAGCCAGCCGCCTTGCGAGACTTTCATCCCCGGCGTCCCCCGTTCCATATACTCCATCGCGTCGAAGTGGGAACGTGTGGGGTCGGGCGAGCCGACAGCGTGAATGACCGCCAGCGAGCCAGCGTCATAGACATCCTTTAGCGGGCGAAGTGCCGGATGCAGCCCGAAAAAGCCGTTCAGATCAAGCGCGGTCTGGTCGCTTCCATCGGGGGCGGGAATGGCAATCGTCGGGCGCTGATCATAGTACGCGCCGCCCTCGCCATAGGGAATGACGGCGTTCAGCGCGTCCATCCCCCCGCGCAAAAAGACGGCAACTAAGACATCGCCCGGAGCGCCATTCTGCCGAAAGGCAAGGCGTGGCATCCACGAGGGGAACAGGGCGCGGCTCACCCCGCTGACGGCGACGCCGCCAAGCGAGCCGAGGAATCCCCGCCGCGAGGTTTTCAAAACAGCAGGTGCGTGTTTAGGCATGTTCGGCATAGCGGGAGTCCTCTCATTTCCATTGGAAGTAAGGCGAGGCGATGATCAAAGCG from the Anaerolineales bacterium genome contains:
- a CDS encoding DUF1501 domain-containing protein; translated protein: MIKAVVCLEVACLDYGGWDTHESQGGVEGWFAGNLRAFGQSLAAFYADLGDLMANVTVVTMSEFGRRVEENASRGTDHGHGGCMFLMGGGVNGGVHTDWKGLASDQLDEGDVQITTDYRDVLAEILTKRILNTAIDQIFPNYSPTLRGILKPR
- the gcvT gene encoding glycine cleavage system aminomethyltransferase GcvT; the protein is MTLDDFLFRGSLSDLDPDVADLINLEAERQARRLIMIPSESSVPLVVRDALTSAFHNLYAEGYPAEETRKMNESAIMDVDQRLAEFRRYSDPRYYKGTEYANLIEALARRRCAELFSTEKYNADSLFVNVQPLSGAPANSAVYTALIQPGDTIMGMNLLHGGHLTHGSPAARSGKQYKAVFYGVHPETERLDYEAMMAIALEHKPKILIGGYSSYPWTPDWVKYREIADAVGAILLADIAHVAGLVIAGVYPSPVGIADIVTFTTHKTLGGPRGAVIITHRADLARKVDRGVFPGEQGGPHMNTVAALAVALKLATRPQFRLLQEQTVRNAMHLAVRLSKIGLRVVHGGTNTHMLTIDLKPLTGVGGISLSGDIAARLLDLVGITCNRNTIPGDTSALHPSGIRLGTPWITQRGFKEPEIDRLATVIYNVLTGAKPFGYLGADGKVDARAKISFETLMTARREVAALCDEAGLDYHLPAVGLRMPDKGQSHNFLGTQHATVAAVDIHGEEAGHFLNTATTGDIPALAARQVESARILNPDGSTLADCMIERLEADHYRVYFMDTAQGAAAAVWLEALSDGFVIHDNNDIYGKIPGPVVVHALPEAELGTMTMKMPTAVVKPYFVGARGAHYDAPQGAALPTFTWKEPEGALKRTPLFDIHKDLGAKIVPFAGYEMPVWYTGVSQEHAAVRTAAGLFDVTHMGVWEVSGKGAEEFLNTVTTNDVTALTPGAAHYSYFLGVNGVPLDDLYIYMLDVDRYMLVVNASNNDQDWAWVNALREGTVMIDPARPDARILRDPKTVTLRDLRDPASGADRRVDIALQGPKAQEILLSLEGSEADKKKIKALGWSTVTRAALGGMDMIVSRTGYTGERTAYELFPHPDQAAKLFMALVMAGATPCGLASRDSTRIEAGLPLYGHELGTEREFTPGDAGFGGYVKLWKPFFVGKAAYIAREAERSAVVTRFRMDNKGVRTPQPGTALLDKRGRVVGIVTSCSIDTEGYQCGQAYLKKDAAVEGTALLVLTGGGKASGDGLKIGDKVAIPDAATVLSHFPAKKK